In a single window of the Magnolia sinica isolate HGM2019 chromosome 7, MsV1, whole genome shotgun sequence genome:
- the LOC131251596 gene encoding THO complex subunit 2 isoform X5, whose translation MMGLIAGSFMWRQRYAHLLPKDDEAFEHYSAFSAKRFDEANKIGKINLAATGKDLMDDEKQGDVTIDFYAALDMENEAVAERVPELANNQSLGLLTGFLSVDDWCHAHIMLERLSPLSPVAHIQICERLFRIIEKSISSAYATVCETHLRSFGLSLGPGSDPMESKALSLPQSSFIDLPRELFQMLASAGPYLYRDAVLLQKVCRVLRGYYLSALELVGTSGAILPESGDGVGRDPRPQLREARLRVEEALGTCLLPSLQLIPANPAVGQEIWELMSLLPYEARYRLYGEWEKDDERIPMVLAARQTAKLDTRRILKRLAKENLKQLGRMVAKLAHANPMTVLRTIVHQIEAYRDMITPVVDAFKYLTQLEYDVLEYVVIERLAQGGREKLKDDGLNLSDWLQSLASFWGHLCKKYPSMELRGLFQYLVNQLKKGTGIELVLLQELIQQMANVQYTENMTEEQLDSMAGSETLRYQATSFGITRNNKALIKSTNRLRDSLLPKEEPKLAIPLLLLIAQHRSMVVTNADAPYIKMVSEQFDRCHGTLLQYVEFLYSAVTPATAYAQLIPPLDDLVHKYHLDPEVAFLIYRPVMRLFKSSSGSEVFWPSDVVEEANMLNSDKDSESLISYPTVVLDLGSPRKPILWSDLLDTVRSILPSKAWNSLSPDLYATFWGLTLYDLYVPRNRYESEIAKQHAALKALEELSDNSNSAITKRKKEKERIQELLDRLTGELQKHEENVASVRQRLAREKDKWLSSCPDTLKINMEFLQRCIFPRCIFSMPDAVYCAMFVHTLHSLGTPFFNTVNHIDVLICKTLQPMICCCTEFEAGRLGRFLYETLKMAYHWKSDESIYERECGNMPGFAVYYRYPNSQRVTFSQFIRVHWKWSQRITRLLIQCLESAEYMEIRNALILLTKISGVFPVTRKSGINLEKRVAKIKGDEREDLKVLATGVAAALAARKSSWISEEEFSMGHVDLKPVASPAKSLASHMVPMSNGSALNNSQNENAGSRNTGVGTQLPDSLISVKDPIPRTKPADGRPERSESITHMKTDSGQLKLRGGASANGADFHSILPSTVQPGTSRPGTQKVSDEHAKGQSDENMAKVVQKVSVDSEQARPQTKRSVQAGSLTKQQKQELMKDDLKTGKSVSRTAGPITSGDKDLSAHQSESKQGGTASASLATNNGGTSSVSSKIPTAPMRMESGAVKSTELRVSSGKDMDDAEIPEVSRPPPSRPAQSPLRDDSSTASKSADKQQKRTSPAEEPERLNKRRKGDTDANDGESVEIRLSGRDRTADPRQMDKSHIADLEKSGSDDQNHNRLTDKLLDRSKDKGNNERYDRDHKERLERLDKSRGEDLLVEKTRDRSIERYGRERSIERMQERGTERSFDRASDKSKDDRNRDDRNKSRYNENLDDRFHGQSLPPPPPLPPNLVPQSVSVSRRDEEDDRRVGSSRHVQRLSPRHAEKERRRSEESLVSQDDAKRRREDDFRERKRDERDGMSMKVEERERDKGNMSKEDIETTAASKRRKLKRDHLSPAESGGEYPLAVPPPLPLTVGISPQQYDGRDSGDRKGAMVQRGAYMDDPVPRMHGKEAASKIARRDNDPLYERDWEEEKRPRAEPKRRHRK comes from the exons GATCATTGAGAAGTCCATCTCTTCTGCATATGCTACTGTTTGCGAAACACATCTTCGAAGCTTTGGGTTGTCGTTAGGACCTGGTTCTGATCCCATGGAGTCAAAGGCCTTGTCATTGCCCCAGAGCTCTTTCATCGATCTTCCAAGAGAACTTTTCCAGATGCTGGCTTCTGCTGGACCTTATCTCTACCGTGATGCTGTACTGCTGCAGAAG GTGTGTAGAGTGTTGAGAGGGTATTATCTCTCTGCACTAGAGCTTGTAGGTACTTCAGGTGCAATTTTACCTGAATCAGGTGACGGTGTGGGTCGAGATCCTCGTCCTCAACTGAGAGAAGCTCGTTTAAGGGTTGAGGAAGCTCTGGGAACTTGCTTACTTCCTTCTCTGCAACTAATTCCTGCAAATCCTGCGGTTGGGCAGGAGATATGGGAACTGATGAGTCTTCTTCCATATGAG GCACGATACCGTTTGTATGGTGAGTGGGAAAAAGATGATGAGCGGATTCCGATGGTTTTGGCAGCAAGGCAAACTGCAAAG CTGGACACTAGAAGGATCTTAAAAAGATTAGCAAAGGAAAATTTAAAGCAATTGGGTCGCATGGTGGCGAAGCTAGCTCATGCTAATCCAATGACTGTACTTCGCACTATTGTTCATCAG ATTGAGGCATATAGGGATATGATAACACCTGTTGTAGATGCCTTCAAGTATTTGACTCAG TTGGAATATGATGTGTTGGAATATGTTGTCATTGAACGCTTGGCACAAGGTGGACGCGAGAAGTTAAAAGATGATGGCCTCAATTTGTCAGATTGGCTTCAGTCGCTTGCTTCCTTTTGGGGCCACTT GTGTAAGAAGTACCCTTCAATGGAGCTAAGAGGTCTTTTCCAATATCTTGTTAATCAGTTGAAGAAGGGGACAGGAATTGAGCTTGTTCTCTTGCAG GAGCTGATACAGCAAATGGCAAATGTCCAGTACACTGAGAACATGACAGAGGAAcagttggattccatggcagggAGTGAGACCCTACGGTATCAAGCTACTTCATTTGGGATAACTAGAAATAATAAG GCATTAATTAAATCCACAAACAGGCTAAGGGATTCATTGCTTCCAAAGGAAGAACCTAAGTTGGCAATTCCTCTTTTATTGCTCATAGCCCAACACCGCTCCAT GGTTGTCACAAATGCGGATGCACCATACATTAAGATGGTTAGTGAGCAGTTCGATCGATGCCATGGCACCCTCCTTCAATACGTGGAATTCCTTTATAGTGCAGTAACTCCCGCTACAGCTTATGCTCAGCTGATTCCCCCACTGGATGACCTTGTTCATAAATACCACCTTGATCCAGAG GTGGCTTTTCTAATATATCGGCCTGTAATGAGGCTCTTCAAGAGTTCAAGTGGTTCTGAAGTTTTCTGGCCATCTGATGTTGTTGAGGAGGCAAATATGTTAAATTCAGATAAGGATTCCGAGTCTTTGATCTCATACCCTACAGTGGTTCTTGATCTTGGTTCTCCTCGAAAGCCTATCCT GTGGTCAGATCTTCTTGATACAGTTCGATCAATATTACCTTCAAAAGCCTGGAACAGCCTGTCTCCCGATCTCTATGCTACATTTTGGGGCCTTACTTTATATGATCTTTATGTTCCTAGAAATCGATACGAATCAGAAATTGCCAAGCAGCATGCTGCTCTTAAAGCCCTAGAAGAGCTTTCTGATAACTCAAATTCAGCAATTACTAaacgaaagaaagagaaggaaagaatccAGGAGTTATTAGATCGGTTGACTGGCGAACTCCAGAAGCATGAAGAAAATGTTGCGTCTGTGCGTCAACGACTTGCTCGTGAGAAGGACAAGTGGCTTAGTTCCTGCCCTGATACTTTAAAGATCAACATGGAGTTTCTTCAGCGCTGTATTTTTCCTCGCTGCATTTTCAGCATGCCAGATGCTGTTTATTGTGCGATGTTTGTGCACACTCTACATTCTCTCGGCACACCATTTTTCAACACTGTCAATCACATTGATGTTCTCATATGTAAAACCTTACAGCCCATGATCTGCTGCTGCACTGAATTTGAAGCAGGCAGACTTGGAAGGTTCTTATATGAGACATTAAAGATGGCTTACCATTGGAAG AGTGATGAGTCAATCTATGAACGAGAATGTGGGAACATGCCCGGTTTTGCTGTTTATTACAGATACCCAAACAGTCAGCGAGTCACGTTCAGCCAATTTATTAGA GTGCACTGGAAATGGAGTCAAAGAATTACTCGGTTACTCATTCAGTGCTTGGAATCAGCTGAATACATGGAAATACGGAATGCACTGATATTGTTGACAAAAATTTCGGGTGTTTTCCCTGTTACACGGAAGAGTGGGATCAATCTTGAAAAACGG GTAGCTAAAATTAAAGGGGATGAGAGAGAGGATCTGAAGGTCTTGGCTACAGGTGTGGCTGCGGCTTTGGCTGCACGCAAG AGCTCATGGATTTCCGAAGAAGAATTTAGCATGGGCCATGTTGATTTGAAGCCGGTTGCATCACCTGCAAAATCTTTAGCTAGTCATATGGTGCCTATGTCAAATGGTTCTGCCCTGAATAATTCTCAGAATGAGAATGCCGGGTCTCGTAATACCGGTGTAGGAACTCAACTTCCTGATTCTTTGATTTCTGTCAAGGATCCGATACCACGAACTAAACCTGCAGATGGAAGGCCGGAACGATCTGAAAGCATCACACACATGAAAACTGATTCGGGACAACTAAAATTAAGGGGTGGGGCATCGGCAAATGGGGCAGATTTCCATTCAATACTGCCTTCCACAGTACAACCTGGAACTTCAAGACCTGGAACTCAAAAGGTTTCAGATGAACATGCAAAAGGCCAATCAGATGAAAATATGGCCAAGGTCGTCCAAAAGGTTTCTGTAGATTCTGAG CAGGCAAGACCTCAGACCAAACGCTCAGTGCAGGCTGGATCTCTTACAAAACAACAAAAACAGGAGCTGATGAAAGATGATTTGAAAACTGGAAAATCTGTCAGCCGAACAGCTGGTCCAATTACTTCTGGCGACAAAGACCTCTCTGCTCATCAATCTGAATCCAAGCAAGGTGGAACAGCTTCTGCTTCTTTAGCTACTAACAATGGTGGTACATCTTCAGTTTCTTCTAAGATTCCAACTGCACCCATGAGAATGGAGAGTGGAGCTGTTAAATCCACCGAACTTAGAGTCTCTTCTGGAAAAGATATGGATGATGCTGAAATTCCCGAGGTATCACGGCCGCCACCTTCTAGACCTGCTCAATCTCCTCTTCGTGATGATTCTTCCACTGCTTCCAAGTCTGCAGATAAGCAACAGAAGAGAACTAGTCCAGCCGAAGAACCAGAGAGACTGAACAAACGCAGAAAGGGTGATACTGATGCAAATGATGGGGAGAGTGTGGAGATTCGATTATCTGGTAGAGACAGAACCGCTGACCCACGACAAATGGACAAATCTCATATTGCAGATCTTGAAAAGTCTGGAAGCGATGATCAGAATCACAATCGGCTCACGGATAAGCTTTTGGATAGATCAAAAGACAAGGGTAATAATGAAAGATATGACAGAGACCATAAGGAGAGATTGGAACGTCTCGATAAGTCCCGTGGTGAAGACTTGCTTGTCGAGAAGACAAGGGATAGGTCAATAGAAAGGTATGGAAGAGAACGTTCAATTGAAAGAATGCAAGAGAGAGGGACAGAAAGGAGTTTTGATAGGGCAAGTGACAAGTCTAAGGATGACCGAAATAGAGATGACAGGAATAAATCACGCTACAACGAGAATCTTGATGATCGTTTTCATGGGCAGAGTTTGCCGCCTCCACCGCCTCTTCCTCCCAATTTGGTTCCTCAGTCAGTTAGTGTTAGCCgaagagatgaagaagatgatAGAAGGGTCGGCAGTAGTAGACATGTCCAGAGGCTGTCTCCTAGACATGCAGAGAAAGAGCGGAGAAGATCAGAGGAGAGTTTAGTTTCACAAGACGATGCAAAACGTAGAAGAGAGGATGACTTTCGAGAAAGAAAGCGTGATGAACGGGATGGCATGTCAATGAAG gtggaggagagagagagggataaagGGAACATGTCAAAAGAGGATATCGAAACCACGGCTGCATCCAAGAGGCGGAAACTTAAAAGGGACCACCTGTCTCCTGCTGAATCTGGTGGTGAGTATCCACTGGCTGTGCCACCGCCACTGCCCCTTACAGTGGGGATCTCACCACAACAGTATGATGGAAGAGACAGTGGGGACAGAAAGGGAGCCATGGTGCAGAGAGGAGCTTACATGGATGATCCTGTGCCGAGGATGCATGGCAAGGAAGCAGCGAGCAAGATTGCTCGCCGTGACAATGATCC GCTATATGAACGAGACTGGGAGGAAGAGAAGCGGCCGAGAGCAGAACCAAAACGCAGGCACCGGAAATAG